Proteins encoded within one genomic window of Pseudalkalibacillus sp. SCS-8:
- a CDS encoding prenyltransferase/squalene oxidase repeat-containing protein has translation MKRLEADSFDKARNFLMTNGRNLEKELYRFEFEAGSKEEVLEALKAYQNEDGGFGKKMEADFQLDCSSPMATSHAFQIFKALDVSGEHAMVKDAIGYLIDSYDDVNGRWHAVPPEVNDVPHAPWWHYDHEHKRVMVEAAWGNPNAELTGYLLRYSELVPKELRENLKSRSLSHFQELDTLDMHETFCYLRLADELDTEEKTLIVEKVKEHIPELVNMDREQWKHYGMQPVQLATHPQSEFYSLLEKQVEENLDYIISSQQPDGSWLPNWEWGQYEEDWLKAREQWKGILTYQNLKLLKAYDRINHQLINT, from the coding sequence ATGAAACGGTTAGAAGCTGATTCGTTCGACAAAGCAAGGAATTTCCTGATGACGAATGGCCGTAATCTCGAGAAAGAGTTGTATCGCTTTGAATTCGAGGCCGGCAGTAAAGAAGAGGTGTTGGAAGCACTTAAGGCTTACCAGAATGAGGATGGCGGATTCGGAAAGAAGATGGAAGCGGATTTTCAGCTCGATTGCTCTTCCCCGATGGCAACCTCTCATGCCTTTCAAATTTTCAAAGCACTTGATGTGAGCGGTGAGCATGCCATGGTGAAGGATGCAATAGGGTATCTGATAGATAGCTATGATGATGTAAATGGAAGATGGCATGCCGTTCCGCCTGAAGTGAATGACGTTCCACATGCTCCATGGTGGCATTATGATCACGAGCACAAAAGGGTGATGGTAGAGGCAGCCTGGGGAAATCCGAATGCTGAGCTGACGGGATATCTGCTCCGTTATTCAGAGCTGGTTCCCAAGGAGCTGCGAGAGAACTTGAAGTCTCGCTCCCTTTCCCACTTTCAAGAGCTCGATACGCTGGATATGCATGAAACATTCTGTTATTTAAGACTTGCAGATGAACTGGATACAGAAGAAAAGACCCTGATTGTTGAAAAAGTGAAAGAACATATTCCAGAGCTTGTCAATATGGATCGTGAGCAATGGAAGCATTACGGCATGCAGCCTGTCCAGTTGGCGACGCATCCTCAATCAGAGTTTTACAGTCTCTTAGAAAAGCAGGTAGAAGAAAACCTGGATTACATCATAAGCAGTCAGCAACCAGATGGTTCATGGCTTCCTAACTGGGAATGGGGCCAATACGAGGAAGATTGGTTGAAAGCAAGGGAACAATGGAAAGGCATTCTTACCTATCAAAATCTGAAACTGTTAAAAGCATATGACCGGATTAACCATCAGCTTATAAATACTTAA
- a CDS encoding molybdopterin-dependent oxidoreductase — translation MWKKLKALHTWNGWIITFLFVSGILLFLPAARGILAPVRVGLKQIHIGVGIASVIVLLLYLPYLRKHYKSRKQTGKRLNLITVIVFILIWTVSGLILTFERSVTAQMAESALFVHDLFTWIGLPIILYHSISRLSWVRKQQAPLIQTEEADGKLKIPLSRRGFIQMVAGTAFVVFIGPSFFKWLKQLMDDGGQSLKSVIANDRNQMTPPPTPLPASSPPKGGGYEGDFRIYTVTEIPEFTNENWSFTIDGLVDNPLTYKWEEFVKLKRKVQVSDFHCVTGWSVKKVTYEGIPLKKILEEAGVQRVAKYVKFYSGDGVYTDALTLDQAAMDDVMVAMLMDGELIPSDYGGPVRLIVPRMYAYKAVKWLVRIELIDSPHLGYWQVRGYDTDAWVRK, via the coding sequence ATGTGGAAGAAGCTGAAGGCATTACACACATGGAACGGTTGGATCATCACGTTCTTATTTGTGAGTGGAATTTTATTGTTTCTCCCAGCTGCAAGGGGGATCTTAGCACCCGTTCGCGTAGGGCTGAAACAAATACATATCGGGGTCGGCATCGCATCTGTCATCGTTTTGTTGCTGTACTTACCCTATTTAAGAAAGCATTATAAGAGTCGAAAGCAAACCGGTAAACGCCTTAATCTAATTACGGTCATCGTTTTCATCCTCATTTGGACAGTAAGCGGCTTGATTTTGACATTTGAACGATCCGTAACCGCGCAAATGGCCGAATCAGCCTTGTTCGTACACGATCTTTTCACTTGGATCGGACTTCCGATCATTCTCTATCATTCCATATCACGATTAAGTTGGGTCCGAAAACAACAAGCTCCTTTGATCCAAACAGAGGAGGCAGACGGAAAATTAAAAATCCCCTTGTCTCGGAGGGGGTTCATCCAAATGGTCGCAGGTACGGCTTTTGTCGTGTTTATCGGTCCTTCTTTTTTCAAATGGTTGAAGCAGCTTATGGATGATGGCGGTCAATCTTTAAAGAGCGTCATTGCGAATGACCGAAATCAAATGACACCGCCACCTACTCCACTACCTGCTTCCAGTCCTCCTAAGGGCGGAGGTTATGAGGGGGATTTTCGCATTTACACGGTAACGGAAATCCCGGAGTTCACGAACGAAAATTGGTCTTTCACAATCGACGGGCTGGTAGACAATCCCTTGACGTACAAATGGGAAGAATTCGTAAAACTGAAGCGTAAGGTGCAGGTCAGTGATTTCCATTGTGTAACAGGATGGTCCGTCAAAAAAGTCACTTATGAGGGTATCCCATTGAAAAAGATCCTTGAAGAAGCTGGTGTCCAACGGGTAGCGAAGTATGTAAAATTTTATTCCGGTGATGGTGTCTATACCGATGCGCTTACCCTTGATCAGGCAGCCATGGATGATGTCATGGTAGCGATGCTCATGGACGGGGAATTGATTCCTTCAGACTATGGAGGTCCTGTCCGGCTCATCGTTCCGAGGATGTATGCCTATAAGGCGGTCAAGTGGCTAGTCAGGATTGAATTGATCGACTCACCGCATCTAGGATATTGGCAAGTACGGGGGTATGACACGGACGCCTGGGTAAGGAAATAA
- a CDS encoding class I SAM-dependent methyltransferase produces the protein MNEWMKLLRARKWMKSNEPFLYAWHAYVGYELDLFDRFENGAMVEDVAARFDMDKLLLLRWAEVGVAIGHLKGHPDGKLTSDRTLTKYTSKRSPSSVGALLKEMMELHIPILLDYPHLLQKHPKTQYQDKDFAATVAETSTFIEKFAFPKLYKWMKKHRAKRLLDLGCGHAGYIARLSQKNKRFDLHGVEMNADVCNEAVSRLKRVNTKNTTIHQGDVRSWMWNGKPFDLVMMNNLLYYFSPEERASLFRKAYEMTNKKGTLVIISPLREPDHGHAFSTAFNSFMSAHDNLFTLPSKNEISQNAKENGFKLNKIKPVIKEGAWYFMAFKKK, from the coding sequence ATGAATGAATGGATGAAGTTACTAAGGGCACGGAAATGGATGAAAAGCAATGAGCCATTTTTGTATGCCTGGCACGCATATGTAGGGTATGAGCTGGATTTATTCGATCGTTTTGAAAATGGAGCAATGGTTGAAGATGTTGCAGCTAGGTTTGATATGGACAAGCTCCTCCTCTTGCGTTGGGCAGAGGTCGGTGTTGCGATCGGGCATTTGAAAGGCCACCCAGATGGGAAATTGACATCTGATCGTACACTGACAAAATATACGTCCAAGCGAAGTCCCAGCTCTGTTGGGGCATTATTGAAGGAGATGATGGAGCTTCATATTCCGATACTGCTCGACTATCCACATCTTTTGCAAAAACATCCGAAGACTCAATACCAGGATAAGGATTTTGCAGCAACTGTTGCTGAAACATCCACATTCATTGAAAAGTTCGCCTTCCCCAAATTATATAAATGGATGAAAAAGCATCGGGCAAAACGGCTGCTCGATTTAGGCTGTGGTCACGCTGGCTACATTGCAAGACTTAGCCAAAAGAATAAAAGGTTCGACTTACATGGAGTAGAAATGAACGCTGATGTTTGTAACGAAGCTGTTTCCAGGTTAAAACGAGTAAACACCAAAAACACGACGATCCATCAAGGAGACGTGAGGAGCTGGATGTGGAATGGTAAGCCTTTTGACTTGGTGATGATGAATAATCTTCTTTATTACTTTTCACCAGAGGAACGAGCTTCTTTATTCCGTAAGGCTTATGAAATGACAAATAAGAAAGGGACACTCGTCATTATCTCACCACTTCGGGAACCGGATCATGGTCATGCGTTTTCGACAGCTTTCAATAGTTTCATGAGCGCACACGATAACCTTTTCACACTGCCCTCTAAGAACGAAATAAGCCAAAACGCAAAAGAAAACGGTTTTAAGCTAAACAAAATAAAACCGGTCATCAAAGAGGGTGCCTGGTATTTCATGGCGTTCAAAAAGAAATAG
- a CDS encoding DM13 domain-containing protein has protein sequence MKKTLIVVFACALLGASWWLVSPLFLDKEVSEGLPPVEENQEPSENAKDEAENKESGTEPTEMASKMFAGKFKGADAKHQAAGKVITVEAEEGLFIRFEEFEVTNGPDLYVYLVKQDEETKEGIELGKLKGNKGSQNYLIPEGIDLEVYQKVVIWCKAFDEDFGYASLERQ, from the coding sequence ATGAAAAAAACGTTGATTGTCGTATTTGCATGTGCCCTGTTAGGGGCCAGCTGGTGGCTTGTCTCCCCGCTCTTTTTGGACAAGGAAGTGAGCGAGGGACTTCCACCAGTAGAGGAAAATCAAGAGCCATCAGAGAATGCAAAGGATGAAGCAGAAAATAAAGAAAGTGGAACGGAACCCACTGAAATGGCCTCAAAAATGTTTGCTGGCAAATTTAAAGGAGCCGATGCTAAACATCAGGCTGCAGGGAAGGTCATTACCGTTGAAGCGGAAGAAGGTCTCTTTATCCGGTTCGAAGAGTTTGAAGTGACGAATGGACCGGATCTTTATGTTTATCTGGTCAAACAAGATGAAGAAACGAAAGAGGGTATTGAGCTCGGAAAATTGAAAGGTAATAAAGGAAGTCAAAATTACCTTATACCTGAAGGAATCGACCTGGAGGTTTATCAGAAGGTTGTCATCTGGTGTAAAGCGTTCGATGAGGACTTCGGTTACGCTTCTTTGGAACGACAATGA
- a CDS encoding membrane protein: MKQSLENISFYVIGLFIMTLGISATIVSGLGASPLDALNVGLTEQFGLTVGSWEFIGGIVLVFLNAWIQKGKPSYFSIVTALITGICIDFWLFTLWQVWEPSTLFLEGIILCAGLVLLGLGISIYLHSNLALIPVDGLMIALHERFGLRLALAKTLAGTFILMLALIAGGPVGIGTFIVVLLVGPVIAFFHRYIRQLKQKIDRYVYST; the protein is encoded by the coding sequence TTGAAACAATCCCTTGAAAACATCAGTTTTTACGTGATCGGATTATTCATCATGACCTTAGGAATAAGTGCAACCATCGTATCAGGATTGGGGGCATCCCCATTGGATGCACTCAATGTCGGATTGACAGAGCAATTCGGGCTCACGGTCGGAAGCTGGGAGTTTATCGGCGGGATTGTCCTCGTTTTCCTGAATGCTTGGATCCAGAAGGGAAAGCCTTCCTACTTCAGCATAGTGACTGCCCTGATTACCGGTATATGTATCGACTTTTGGTTATTTACCTTATGGCAGGTGTGGGAGCCGTCAACATTGTTTCTTGAAGGGATCATTCTCTGTGCTGGGCTTGTCTTATTAGGTCTAGGCATTTCAATCTATCTCCATTCCAATCTGGCCCTCATCCCGGTTGATGGACTGATGATTGCCTTGCATGAACGGTTCGGTTTAAGGCTTGCCCTTGCAAAGACGTTGGCAGGGACATTCATCTTAATGCTTGCTTTGATTGCTGGAGGACCTGTCGGAATCGGAACGTTCATTGTCGTTCTTCTCGTCGGGCCTGTAATTGCCTTTTTCCATCGATACATCCGTCAGTTGAAGCAAAAAATCGACCGTTATGTGTACTCCACTTGA
- the nadC gene encoding carboxylating nicotinate-nucleotide diphosphorylase — protein sequence MNRLKLRHMLEGFFMEDIGSFDVTSQLMFDKAQTGQGRIYMKEDGVFSGEQVIREGFHLIDEDIEIRMAVRDGETLGAGETIATVTGPIPSILEGERVILNLIQRMSGIATLTRRAVNQLEGSPIKICDTRKTTPGLRMFEKYAVRCGGGVNHRLTLDGGVMIKDNHISMFGNILHAVDHVRNSLGPMTKIEVETESIDQVKEAVEAGADVIMFDNRTPDEIRDMVKHVPAHILTEASGGITPDNIGSYRSCGVQFISLGSLTHSVKSVDISLELEVGVE from the coding sequence ATGAACCGTTTGAAATTACGACACATGCTTGAAGGTTTTTTCATGGAGGATATTGGCTCCTTCGATGTTACGAGCCAGCTGATGTTTGACAAAGCACAAACAGGTCAGGGTCGGATTTACATGAAAGAGGACGGTGTCTTCTCCGGGGAACAAGTGATTCGTGAAGGATTTCATTTGATCGATGAGGATATCGAAATCCGCATGGCCGTTCGTGACGGCGAAACGTTAGGTGCGGGTGAAACGATTGCTACCGTCACAGGTCCAATTCCCTCCATTTTGGAAGGTGAGCGAGTCATTCTGAACCTTATCCAACGAATGAGCGGGATTGCAACCCTTACTCGTCGAGCTGTCAATCAGCTTGAAGGATCCCCAATCAAGATTTGCGATACACGAAAAACGACGCCCGGTCTTCGGATGTTTGAGAAATATGCGGTTCGATGCGGTGGCGGTGTCAATCACCGTCTCACTCTAGATGGAGGGGTGATGATAAAGGATAACCACATCTCCATGTTCGGAAATATTCTTCATGCGGTCGATCATGTACGTAACTCATTAGGACCGATGACGAAAATTGAAGTCGAGACGGAATCCATTGATCAGGTGAAAGAGGCAGTGGAAGCGGGGGCGGATGTCATCATGTTCGATAACCGAACGCCAGATGAGATTCGTGACATGGTCAAACATGTACCTGCTCACATCCTTACAGAAGCATCTGGTGGAATCACCCCGGACAATATAGGATCCTATCGATCATGTGGGGTGCAGTTCATTTCTCTTGGATCCTTGACGCACTCAGTCAAAAGCGTGGATATCAGTCTAGAATTGGAGGTTGGCGTGGAATGA
- the nadA gene encoding quinolinate synthase NadA, producing MSLLERLSVKRNTLPEKYMTMSEQEMVSRIQEIKDTLGESLYLPGHHYQKDEVIQFADDTGDSLKLAQLSAANTKAKYIVFCGVHFMAETADILSNEEQIVILPDMRAGCSMADMADIYQTERAWNSLQEVFGDTILPLTYVNSTASIKSFVGKNGGATVTSSNAKAMVEWALQQKERILFLPDQHLGRNTAYDLGIPLEEMAIWDPISNELVYEGNLDDLRIILWKGHCSVHEKFTIKNIEDVRAEMPGVNVIVHPECTFDVVQASDLNGSTKKIIETIEQAPSGTSWAIGTEMNLVNRIIKTHPDKRIVSLNPNMCPCLTMNRIDLPHLLWALESIMEGEIINLIKVDEETTHFAKTALERMLNKSI from the coding sequence ATGAGCCTTTTAGAACGGTTGAGTGTAAAGCGAAACACCCTGCCAGAAAAATATATGACCATGAGTGAACAGGAAATGGTTTCCCGTATTCAAGAAATTAAAGATACATTAGGGGAAAGTCTCTATCTTCCAGGACACCATTACCAAAAGGATGAAGTGATCCAATTTGCAGATGATACAGGAGACTCGTTGAAATTAGCGCAGCTTTCGGCCGCAAATACGAAAGCGAAGTATATCGTTTTCTGCGGTGTCCACTTTATGGCTGAAACAGCGGACATACTTTCCAATGAGGAGCAAATCGTCATCCTTCCGGATATGAGAGCGGGTTGTTCCATGGCAGACATGGCAGATATCTACCAAACAGAAAGAGCCTGGAACAGCTTGCAAGAGGTCTTCGGAGATACCATTCTGCCTTTGACTTATGTGAACTCGACTGCAAGCATCAAGAGCTTTGTCGGGAAAAATGGTGGAGCAACTGTCACCTCTTCGAATGCGAAAGCCATGGTGGAATGGGCGCTTCAACAAAAGGAACGTATCCTCTTTTTGCCTGATCAGCACCTTGGAAGGAATACCGCTTATGACCTTGGAATCCCGCTTGAAGAGATGGCGATATGGGACCCGATTTCGAATGAATTGGTGTATGAAGGGAACCTGGATGATTTACGAATCATCTTATGGAAAGGGCACTGCTCTGTCCATGAAAAATTCACTATCAAGAATATTGAAGACGTTCGGGCGGAAATGCCAGGGGTGAATGTGATCGTCCATCCGGAATGTACCTTCGACGTTGTGCAGGCGTCAGATCTTAATGGATCGACCAAGAAGATCATTGAAACGATTGAACAGGCTCCATCAGGGACATCATGGGCGATCGGGACCGAAATGAATCTTGTCAATCGGATTATCAAGACACACCCTGACAAACGGATTGTTTCGTTGAACCCGAATATGTGTCCTTGCTTGACGATGAACCGGATTGACCTTCCTCATCTCCTGTGGGCATTGGAATCAATCATGGAGGGCGAAATCATCAATTTGATCAAGGTTGATGAAGAAACAACACATTTTGCTAAAACTGCCCTCGAACGTATGCTGAATAAATCCATATAA
- a CDS encoding NAD-dependent epimerase/dehydratase family protein, with protein sequence MDILVIGGTKFVGRHIVEAAIERGHNVTLFNRGTNAHVFPDLELILGDRTKDMDALEGRKWDAVIDTCGYHPKTVEKSVRAVKGNTDVYTFISTASVYKNFTSQDMVNEESAVWTLTEEEVRSIDETAERTPETYGPLKYQCEQVVYDEMEGKGLVIRPGLIVGPYDPTDRFTYWAVRLAENREILAPGRPDRKIQFIDARDLAEWTIRMVERKTVGTFNAVGPAIKLTMDTFLEKGKLLFNNRTDITWVSESFLKKHQIGPWMELPLWIPETYSIAPGIPAPQGDIGLDNFKAIQEGLTFRRFEETLKDTHDWFKQENRPLSEASLQADKENQVLYKWIQAASV encoded by the coding sequence GTGGATATTTTAGTGATTGGTGGGACGAAGTTCGTCGGACGGCACATCGTGGAAGCTGCAATTGAACGAGGTCATAATGTAACCCTTTTTAACAGAGGGACGAATGCCCATGTCTTTCCTGATTTGGAGTTGATTTTGGGGGATCGTACAAAAGACATGGACGCTCTTGAAGGCCGGAAATGGGATGCTGTCATTGATACATGCGGCTATCACCCGAAAACGGTGGAAAAGTCTGTACGAGCGGTGAAGGGGAATACCGATGTGTACACCTTTATTTCAACCGCATCCGTTTATAAGAACTTTACGAGTCAAGATATGGTGAATGAGGAATCAGCTGTTTGGACGCTGACGGAGGAAGAAGTTCGTTCGATTGATGAAACAGCAGAACGAACACCAGAGACCTACGGACCACTGAAATATCAATGTGAACAAGTCGTCTATGATGAGATGGAAGGGAAAGGGCTTGTCATCCGGCCAGGATTAATCGTCGGTCCTTATGACCCGACAGACCGTTTCACCTATTGGGCGGTACGATTGGCTGAGAACCGAGAAATCCTGGCTCCGGGGCGTCCGGATCGGAAAATCCAATTCATTGATGCCCGCGATTTAGCAGAATGGACGATCCGGATGGTCGAGCGGAAAACCGTCGGCACCTTTAACGCAGTTGGCCCAGCTATTAAGTTAACAATGGACACGTTCTTGGAAAAAGGAAAGCTTCTGTTCAACAACCGTACGGACATCACTTGGGTATCAGAATCTTTCTTGAAAAAACATCAGATTGGTCCTTGGATGGAGCTTCCGCTTTGGATCCCAGAGACCTATTCGATTGCTCCAGGAATTCCAGCTCCCCAAGGGGACATCGGTCTCGATAATTTCAAAGCCATTCAAGAGGGGCTGACGTTCCGCCGATTTGAAGAAACATTGAAGGATACTCATGATTGGTTCAAGCAGGAAAATCGTCCGCTTTCCGAAGCGAGTTTACAGGCTGATAAAGAAAACCAAGTTCTTTACAAGTGGATCCAGGCTGCTAGCGTATAA
- the nadB gene encoding L-aspartate oxidase yields MNIRQTDVLIVGSGLSGLVAAELLSTHKNVMIFTKGRLEDSNSYLAQGGIAASTHKEDQWQDHLFDTIHAGCEHNHLQATEVLVKKGPAMIKRLIDLGVEFDRSEDGSYQYGREGAHRRSRILHICGDATGKHLINTVKKRILDKQIVVEGETVFKLIIRDGRCIGVWSLDERGEMSATYAASVVLATGGLSGLYPFNSNAATVTGDGMALAYEAGAVLTDMEFIQFHPTLLLRGRESVGLVTEAVRGEGGILVDEYGNRLMQGVHPLGDLAPRDIVSRELYRARQQGKKTYLDIRRIPRFSERFPTVTELCRKNGIPWENGFLQVAPGAHFSMGGIEVDASARTSIPGLFAIGETAHTGVHGANRLASNSLLEGMVTAEQVAQTILYEPKQRLYPPVSWLGVKVLKYAPQLEQIRTILDTCVGIERNEQQLVKAINWFESYLDQQVYTKTPHLEEVQIKNQLLVAWLVAKSSLERTESRGSHYRSDYPYQVEEWRQKRIKRRKWSHEPFEITTHA; encoded by the coding sequence ATGAACATTCGTCAAACGGATGTCCTCATTGTTGGAAGCGGGTTGTCAGGTTTGGTGGCAGCCGAGCTTCTTTCTACGCATAAGAATGTGATGATTTTCACAAAGGGTAGATTGGAAGACAGCAATTCATACTTGGCCCAAGGTGGTATTGCAGCTTCTACACATAAAGAGGACCAGTGGCAAGACCATCTATTCGATACGATACATGCTGGGTGTGAACATAATCATCTTCAGGCTACAGAGGTGCTTGTGAAAAAAGGTCCCGCTATGATCAAGAGATTGATTGATTTAGGGGTGGAATTCGACCGTTCGGAGGACGGATCGTATCAATACGGCAGAGAAGGCGCACACAGGCGCTCTCGTATTCTACATATATGCGGGGACGCCACTGGTAAACACCTTATCAATACCGTGAAAAAGAGAATCCTAGATAAACAGATTGTTGTAGAAGGGGAGACCGTCTTCAAGCTCATCATTCGAGATGGACGATGTATTGGTGTTTGGAGTTTGGATGAGAGAGGGGAAATGAGTGCGACATACGCTGCATCGGTTGTACTTGCGACAGGAGGCTTATCCGGCTTATATCCGTTCAACTCGAATGCCGCTACCGTGACAGGAGATGGGATGGCATTGGCATATGAGGCTGGAGCCGTCCTTACAGATATGGAATTCATTCAGTTTCACCCGACCCTTCTCCTTCGAGGAAGAGAAAGTGTGGGGCTCGTCACAGAGGCGGTCCGAGGGGAAGGTGGAATTCTGGTAGATGAATACGGCAATCGTTTGATGCAAGGAGTCCATCCATTAGGGGACCTTGCACCTCGGGATATCGTTTCACGTGAGCTCTATCGGGCTCGTCAACAAGGGAAAAAGACGTATCTGGACATCCGACGCATCCCTCGATTCTCTGAGCGTTTTCCGACCGTCACCGAGCTATGTAGGAAGAATGGCATACCGTGGGAAAATGGCTTTCTTCAGGTTGCTCCTGGTGCTCACTTTTCCATGGGAGGAATCGAGGTAGATGCTTCTGCACGTACGAGTATACCTGGGCTTTTTGCAATTGGTGAAACAGCACATACGGGTGTTCATGGGGCAAACCGGTTAGCGAGCAACTCATTGTTGGAAGGGATGGTTACAGCGGAGCAAGTCGCTCAAACGATTCTGTATGAACCGAAACAAAGGCTTTACCCACCAGTGTCCTGGCTTGGTGTAAAGGTGCTGAAATATGCACCGCAATTAGAGCAAATCAGGACAATCCTGGACACATGCGTCGGCATTGAACGAAACGAGCAGCAGCTCGTTAAAGCGATCAATTGGTTCGAAAGTTACCTTGACCAGCAGGTCTACACGAAAACACCTCATTTAGAGGAGGTCCAAATTAAAAACCAATTGCTTGTTGCATGGCTTGTAGCCAAATCGAGCCTTGAACGAACAGAAAGCAGAGGAAGCCATTATCGATCGGATTACCCCTACCAGGTGGAAGAGTGGCGGCAAAAGCGGATTAAGAGGAGGAAATGGTCGCATGAACCGTTTGAAATTACGACACATGCTTGA
- a CDS encoding NAD(P)/FAD-dependent oxidoreductase, whose translation MEHEVMIVGGGIAGLTLAVKLASCNIDVLLVEKDEKSGTIYKGELLQPKSLEILNQLGVYDQIKQHGEALPSIEMIEYHQDEKGLELLGRNEFRYDILNSRFNTSVMIPHEKLKEILFREARKHPTFVHLKPARFTGFTYAKGKRKARVALPDREQLVSAKFYVGAEGRVSPVRNEMKVTLKKHSYNHHFLTVSFPRPASLKSSKIITTQEKFLGLFPLPDNQVRSVLLIKPGEYKLMRKQGLDSFYQAYIDLMPELEGFVNQIQSWKQIQLMIPLRHNASRYVEDNCILVGDAAHSVHPMAGEGMNLAIQDADVLGELLCWMYETGQLEFDHLKGFEQVRKPRAEFVSRLSHQAALMYSFSTSTFQKLRMKGISNTERNKKLHFKQMLNTSGLGIWRFSLFDRMKQAGFVPSFIGGNTISDSEQLTHFFTKEDDYPWMK comes from the coding sequence ATGGAACATGAAGTGATGATTGTTGGCGGTGGAATTGCTGGATTGACATTAGCTGTAAAGCTTGCCTCCTGTAATATCGATGTCTTGCTTGTCGAAAAAGACGAAAAGAGCGGAACAATTTATAAGGGAGAGCTCTTACAACCTAAGAGTTTAGAAATCTTAAATCAATTAGGCGTTTACGATCAGATCAAACAACACGGAGAAGCTCTTCCTTCCATTGAAATGATTGAATATCACCAAGATGAAAAAGGTCTGGAGCTGCTTGGTCGTAATGAATTTCGTTATGACATCCTCAACTCTAGGTTTAACACATCTGTCATGATTCCACATGAAAAATTAAAAGAAATCTTATTCCGTGAAGCACGTAAACATCCTACATTCGTACATTTGAAGCCAGCTCGATTCACTGGTTTTACATATGCAAAAGGAAAAAGGAAGGCCAGGGTGGCATTGCCTGATCGGGAACAGCTCGTTAGCGCCAAGTTTTATGTCGGTGCGGAAGGAAGAGTTTCCCCTGTTCGAAATGAAATGAAGGTTACGCTGAAAAAACATTCCTATAACCATCATTTCCTCACTGTCTCCTTCCCTCGCCCGGCTTCATTAAAATCCTCCAAAATCATTACAACCCAAGAAAAATTCCTTGGGTTATTTCCATTGCCAGACAACCAGGTCCGGAGCGTTTTACTTATCAAGCCTGGTGAATACAAGCTGATGAGGAAGCAGGGACTCGACTCTTTTTATCAAGCTTATATTGATTTAATGCCAGAATTGGAAGGTTTCGTGAATCAAATTCAATCTTGGAAACAAATCCAATTGATGATTCCTTTAAGACATAATGCATCCCGTTATGTAGAAGACAATTGTATTCTTGTCGGTGATGCGGCTCATAGTGTCCATCCGATGGCAGGTGAGGGAATGAACCTTGCCATCCAAGATGCTGACGTACTAGGTGAATTGCTCTGTTGGATGTATGAAACCGGCCAGTTGGAATTCGATCACCTGAAAGGGTTTGAGCAGGTTCGCAAGCCCAGGGCTGAGTTTGTATCCAGGCTCAGCCACCAGGCTGCATTGATGTATTCATTCTCCACTTCAACCTTTCAAAAATTACGTATGAAAGGCATTTCCAATACAGAAAGAAACAAAAAGCTGCACTTTAAACAGATGTTAAACACATCGGGCCTAGGGATTTGGAGGTTCTCACTCTTTGACCGGATGAAACAAGCTGGTTTCGTCCCATCTTTTATTGGCGGGAATACCATTTCGGATTCAGAGCAATTGACGCATTTCTTCACAAAAGAGGACGATTACCCGTGGATGAAGTAA